Proteins co-encoded in one Schaalia radingae genomic window:
- the murJ gene encoding murein biosynthesis integral membrane protein MurJ, whose product MNQSHDASDSRAPRQTSLLKSSAIMASGTLVSRILGFVRTALLIIAIGEGAGSVSATFQVANTLPNTVYNILAAGVIDAVLVPQIVRALKSRSGDRYVSRLLTLAGLILFGVTIVMMVGSPLLVTLFASSYEGPARALTITFTLLCLPQIFFYGVYNLLGELLNARGMFGPYMWAPVLNNVIAILGLSIFLILWGPHHGVFPIEEFTSSQFWVLAGSATLGVILQALILLIPLRHADVKLRIDWHFKGTSFKSASRVAGWTFATLGVSQIGIISTTNLATQADHCATLHDASIAGYVAYTAAFMVYMVPQSLISVSLATAIFTRMANAVTENDHREVARNFHTGVNVITLLTLLAAAILIAAAVPVMQLVLPMASPENVRAYAAVLIALMPGVASTGMVLMSQRVFFAYEDAKPVFLMGIVPTIIQIIVGWSVFFLAGPGWWTIGASAAETVCRLLQGFIAVFWVARKIRYVNPGLIVASYIKYFTAAGVGGLAGGVAIWLMGASTPIDQWVARWLVAAVKAVVVALVVTIVFALMMRLLDPASTSDAVRKVNRRLPVPALIRKVFVVEGAGASTASFASHARTTVPQAPDAERDESDSAAADRAQPTADSGEQQSTQADAVVDGSSHDTDSQRTQIHFFDWSKFLGREQAEVGQELTDAQYDTTLHADPFPADAHHSDDPAQVEEDAQILSSILQRGFSPSDPTNTGEMPVVSRWGAAAPEPDAQDGLASAVTPDEETPHLVQSQANDLRASEPTPAHTPKEHPVPYPPEPDENDELDQFGSHEHGAHQPARPSFDEIAFGRLTDHASSGHESSDHSVPPAAAASGGIGAAGALGTAGTASTTGTTEAAGAASETGQSAATEQPTATEQPEPASNASSTTSRALTTRINPTIPTVIFAAILVIGGGLWGVKTMLAPVSGEGFSFSPTHNEQESGQSAEQSGSGQSGSDQPVEPEIIRPQVTSVDALSWRNDNGDNPDQAIYAIDGKLDTAWRSRSFDYNQFPPDEIVSLKLNLQEKATVSKVTVHMAPGTTGGELVLTSVDPSVDVTAARHGTELATTAMSPTTDITLPEPVETQGLVLMFRYMPSSDEGSNQAWVYEVTVE is encoded by the coding sequence ATGAACCAGTCACACGATGCATCTGATTCGCGTGCCCCCAGGCAGACGTCCCTGCTGAAGTCGTCAGCCATCATGGCGTCAGGCACCCTGGTCTCCCGCATCCTCGGATTCGTGCGAACCGCGCTGCTGATCATCGCGATCGGTGAAGGTGCCGGCTCCGTGTCAGCGACCTTCCAGGTGGCCAACACGCTGCCCAACACGGTCTACAACATTCTGGCGGCAGGTGTCATCGACGCTGTCCTCGTTCCGCAGATCGTGCGCGCACTGAAGTCGCGTTCTGGGGATCGTTACGTCTCGCGCCTCCTCACGCTGGCCGGACTGATCCTATTCGGCGTCACCATCGTGATGATGGTGGGCTCGCCGCTCCTGGTGACATTGTTCGCCTCCAGTTACGAGGGTCCCGCCCGCGCACTGACCATCACCTTCACATTGCTGTGTTTGCCGCAGATTTTCTTCTATGGGGTGTACAACCTGCTGGGCGAATTGCTGAACGCGCGCGGCATGTTCGGTCCCTATATGTGGGCGCCGGTGCTCAACAATGTCATCGCCATCCTGGGTCTGAGCATCTTCCTGATCTTGTGGGGCCCTCACCACGGTGTCTTCCCGATTGAAGAATTCACCTCTTCTCAGTTCTGGGTGCTGGCCGGATCGGCCACGCTCGGCGTGATCCTCCAGGCATTGATCTTGCTGATACCGCTGCGTCACGCTGACGTGAAGCTGCGCATCGACTGGCATTTCAAGGGCACGTCCTTCAAGTCCGCCTCACGCGTGGCCGGCTGGACGTTCGCCACGCTCGGCGTGAGCCAGATCGGCATTATTTCAACAACGAACCTGGCTACGCAGGCTGACCACTGTGCCACTCTGCATGACGCGTCCATTGCCGGTTACGTGGCCTACACGGCAGCGTTCATGGTGTACATGGTTCCTCAGTCATTGATCTCCGTGTCGCTGGCGACCGCGATCTTCACTCGGATGGCCAATGCGGTCACCGAAAATGATCACCGGGAGGTCGCGCGGAATTTCCACACAGGCGTCAATGTCATCACCTTGTTGACGCTGCTGGCTGCGGCCATTTTGATCGCGGCAGCTGTGCCGGTCATGCAGCTGGTGTTGCCGATGGCCTCGCCGGAGAATGTGCGCGCCTACGCGGCAGTGTTGATCGCCCTGATGCCGGGCGTTGCTTCGACCGGCATGGTGCTGATGAGCCAACGCGTCTTCTTCGCCTACGAGGATGCCAAACCTGTTTTCCTGATGGGAATCGTCCCGACGATCATTCAGATCATCGTCGGATGGTCAGTTTTCTTCCTGGCAGGACCCGGCTGGTGGACGATCGGGGCCAGCGCAGCTGAAACGGTGTGCCGACTCCTCCAGGGCTTTATCGCCGTCTTCTGGGTTGCGCGAAAGATTCGCTACGTCAACCCGGGTCTGATTGTCGCCAGCTATATCAAATACTTCACTGCCGCCGGTGTGGGGGGTCTGGCCGGTGGTGTGGCTATCTGGCTGATGGGGGCTTCCACCCCGATCGATCAGTGGGTGGCGCGTTGGCTGGTCGCAGCTGTGAAAGCCGTGGTGGTCGCCCTCGTCGTCACCATCGTGTTCGCATTGATGATGCGTCTGCTTGATCCTGCCTCCACCAGTGATGCTGTGCGCAAGGTGAACCGGCGACTACCCGTACCAGCGTTGATCCGCAAGGTGTTCGTCGTTGAAGGAGCGGGCGCCTCCACTGCCTCTTTTGCTTCACACGCACGTACCACCGTGCCGCAAGCCCCCGACGCTGAGCGCGACGAGTCGGATTCAGCTGCCGCAGATCGCGCGCAGCCGACAGCAGATTCTGGTGAGCAGCAAAGCACGCAGGCCGACGCGGTGGTGGACGGGTCCTCGCACGATACCGATTCGCAACGCACGCAGATTCACTTCTTTGACTGGTCAAAGTTCCTGGGTCGCGAGCAGGCTGAGGTTGGTCAGGAACTCACCGACGCGCAATACGACACCACTCTTCATGCTGACCCGTTCCCCGCTGACGCTCATCACAGTGATGACCCGGCCCAGGTGGAAGAGGATGCACAGATCCTCTCGAGCATTCTGCAAAGAGGGTTTTCACCTTCAGATCCGACGAACACGGGTGAGATGCCGGTGGTCAGCAGGTGGGGTGCCGCGGCGCCGGAGCCGGATGCTCAAGACGGCCTCGCCTCGGCGGTGACGCCCGACGAAGAGACTCCACACTTAGTACAATCCCAAGCGAACGACCTGCGCGCCTCTGAACCGACGCCAGCTCACACACCTAAGGAGCATCCCGTGCCCTACCCACCCGAACCTGATGAGAACGACGAACTCGATCAGTTTGGCTCTCATGAACATGGCGCTCATCAGCCCGCGCGTCCCAGCTTCGATGAGATTGCGTTCGGCAGGCTCACCGATCATGCCTCCTCGGGTCACGAGTCGAGTGATCACTCCGTGCCGCCGGCAGCTGCCGCTTCAGGTGGCATAGGTGCGGCCGGCGCTCTAGGTACAGCCGGCACAGCAAGTACGACGGGAACAACCGAGGCTGCGGGAGCTGCGTCTGAGACCGGGCAATCTGCAGCAACCGAACAGCCCACAGCAACCGAGCAGCCCGAGCCGGCCTCGAACGCATCTTCGACGACAAGCCGTGCCCTCACCACGCGCATCAATCCCACGATTCCGACCGTGATTTTTGCGGCGATCCTGGTCATCGGTGGCGGGCTGTGGGGTGTCAAGACCATGCTCGCACCTGTATCCGGCGAAGGCTTCTCATTCAGTCCTACCCACAACGAGCAGGAATCCGGCCAATCTGCAGAACAGTCAGGATCCGGCCAGTCAGGATCCGATCAACCTGTCGAACCGGAAATCATCCGTCCGCAGGTCACCTCCGTGGATGCTTTGTCGTGGCGTAACGACAATGGTGACAACCCGGACCAGGCGATCTACGCCATCGACGGGAAACTGGACACCGCATGGAGGTCGCGTTCCTTCGACTACAACCAGTTCCCGCCCGATGAGATCGTCTCACTCAAACTGAACCTGCAGGAAAAGGCCACCGTGTCCAAGGTGACTGTCCACATGGCTCCGGGCACTACCGGAGGCGAGCTGGTCCTCACCTCCGTCGACCCGTCAGTTGACGTCACCGCTGCACGTCACGGCACAGAGCTGGCAACCACGGCAATGAGTCCGACAACTGACATCACATTACCGGAGCCTGTTGAGACCCAGGGCCTCGTGTTAATGTTCCGCTACATGCCCTCGTCTGACGAAGGTAGCAACCAGGCGTGGGTCTATGAAGTCACTGTGGAATGA
- a CDS encoding thioredoxin family protein, giving the protein MKRVDLRELDTLLSDDRIVFIACLAHWSPESRMVEPVFDELAGEFAADVTVVAVDTDAPQFVTFAKRWHVTWVPSAVLINPYDDEQPTRTWDGAQPKTELRHGLDSACAMKHRRASVT; this is encoded by the coding sequence GTGAAGCGTGTCGACCTGCGTGAACTCGACACGCTCCTTTCCGACGACCGCATCGTTTTCATTGCATGCCTGGCCCACTGGAGTCCCGAATCGCGCATGGTTGAGCCGGTTTTCGACGAACTTGCAGGTGAATTCGCTGCAGATGTCACGGTTGTGGCTGTCGATACCGACGCCCCGCAGTTCGTCACCTTTGCGAAACGATGGCATGTGACGTGGGTTCCCAGCGCCGTCCTGATCAATCCGTATGACGACGAGCAGCCCACCCGCACGTGGGATGGTGCGCAACCGAAAACCGAGTTGCGTCACGGACTGGACAGTGCTTGCGCGATGAAACATCGGCGCGCTAGTGTGACCTGA
- the trxB gene encoding thioredoxin-disulfide reductase: MTDFSVSSIPSINAISLGDSQADDATAPQTADQATEATQSHTDGTVHDVIIVGSGPAGYTAAVYTGRAGLRPIVIAGELDAGGALMNTTDVENFPGFPEGILGPELMENMRAQAERFGADIRFEDARSVSLEGDVKTVTLDDETLQTRTVILATGSEYRHMNVPGEDELSGHGVSYCATCDGFFFKDKDLAVIGGGDSAMEEATFLTRFAQSVTIVHRRDELRASKVMADRAKADPKISFAWNSTVASVEGDTEVEGLVLRSTVDDSETTLPVQGVFVAIGHLPRTDIVRGQIDLDEAGYITVNEPSTHTSLPGVFACGDAVDHMYRQAITAAGSGCRAALDAERYLATL; this comes from the coding sequence ATGACTGATTTTTCCGTCTCCTCTATCCCCTCTATCAACGCAATCAGCCTGGGCGACAGTCAGGCGGACGATGCAACGGCCCCTCAAACCGCCGACCAGGCCACCGAGGCTACACAGTCTCACACCGACGGCACCGTTCATGACGTCATCATCGTCGGATCAGGCCCCGCCGGATACACGGCAGCTGTCTATACCGGGCGCGCCGGCCTGAGGCCCATCGTCATCGCAGGTGAACTGGACGCAGGTGGCGCCCTGATGAACACGACGGACGTGGAGAACTTCCCCGGTTTCCCTGAGGGTATCCTCGGGCCCGAACTCATGGAGAATATGCGTGCCCAGGCCGAACGCTTCGGTGCCGATATTCGTTTCGAGGATGCCCGCAGCGTCAGCCTCGAGGGCGACGTCAAGACCGTGACACTCGATGACGAGACACTGCAGACTCGCACCGTGATTCTCGCGACCGGCAGCGAATACCGCCACATGAACGTGCCAGGTGAAGATGAGCTTTCCGGCCACGGCGTCAGCTACTGCGCCACCTGCGACGGCTTTTTCTTCAAGGACAAGGACCTGGCGGTCATCGGTGGCGGCGACTCTGCAATGGAAGAAGCAACCTTCCTGACTCGTTTCGCACAGTCCGTCACGATCGTTCACCGTCGCGACGAACTGCGCGCCTCCAAAGTGATGGCAGACCGCGCCAAGGCTGACCCGAAGATTTCCTTCGCGTGGAACTCGACAGTAGCCAGCGTCGAGGGCGACACCGAGGTGGAAGGCCTCGTTTTGCGTTCCACCGTTGACGACTCTGAGACCACCTTGCCCGTCCAGGGCGTGTTCGTTGCGATCGGACACCTGCCACGCACCGACATCGTGCGCGGCCAGATTGACCTGGACGAAGCCGGTTACATTACCGTGAACGAGCCGTCGACCCACACATCACTGCCTGGCGTATTCGCCTGCGGTGACGCAGTGGACCACATGTATCGGCAGGCCATTACGGCAGCGGGATCAGGGTGCCGAGCCGCCCTCGACGCTGAACGGTACCTGGCAACACTGTGA